From one Alicyclobacillus acidocaldarius subsp. acidocaldarius Tc-4-1 genomic stretch:
- a CDS encoding bifunctional metallophosphatase/5'-nucleotidase, translated as MNDLHSRLENHMRIGAKIRALRAEFDRKGEASLTFDLGDVLDRVRPETEATCGLLNAELMRALGVDGWVFGNNEGLTIPVERWEELVSRSGAIAFGTNLRRSNGGAFPFFRDTHVYEVGGMRIGAFGLTPNYDLPYHMLGVEVLDPLEAARRAVEQLVAQRVDAIVCLSHMGLRFDRALASDLPQITCVLGGHTHETMYEAEYVGHTAVFQPGKHGFSFGHTVLERSGGRVAARSERIPVEPWEPLDARMMQVYAKERALVERKLGRAVADLSDRLQLQYEDECTFANLLTDILYDAFEGDLALMMAGALNASLLPGAITMEHVLGACPTPTRPIVVTMRGADILEAIDLALKPEIHNRQGIGFGFRGGRIGVLAISGALAEIEYRPDGRRVRRVVMGGRSMEPDRDYRVITCEYLWLSPVFPPFRRARDVTYQRPLVRELLIEHIGDPGRLERARLPRYEVVDPVERRA; from the coding sequence ATGAACGACCTCCACAGTCGGCTTGAAAATCACATGCGCATTGGGGCGAAGATCCGCGCGCTGCGAGCCGAGTTCGATCGAAAGGGTGAAGCGTCGCTCACGTTCGATCTCGGCGACGTGCTGGATCGCGTGCGGCCGGAGACCGAGGCGACGTGCGGCCTGCTGAATGCGGAGCTCATGCGCGCGCTCGGCGTGGACGGTTGGGTCTTTGGCAACAACGAGGGTCTCACCATCCCGGTGGAGCGATGGGAGGAACTCGTCAGCCGGTCCGGCGCCATCGCGTTTGGCACGAACCTGCGGCGCTCAAACGGCGGCGCGTTCCCGTTCTTTCGCGATACGCACGTGTACGAGGTGGGCGGGATGCGCATTGGCGCGTTCGGCCTGACGCCCAACTACGACTTGCCTTATCACATGCTCGGCGTCGAGGTCTTGGATCCGCTCGAGGCCGCTCGAAGAGCGGTGGAACAGCTCGTGGCGCAGCGGGTGGATGCCATCGTATGCCTGTCCCACATGGGGCTGCGCTTTGACCGGGCGTTGGCGAGCGATCTCCCTCAGATCACCTGCGTCCTCGGCGGACACACCCACGAGACCATGTACGAGGCGGAATACGTCGGCCACACGGCCGTCTTTCAGCCCGGAAAGCACGGATTTTCCTTCGGGCACACGGTCCTCGAGCGCTCGGGCGGGCGCGTCGCGGCCCGCTCGGAACGGATCCCTGTGGAGCCCTGGGAGCCCCTGGACGCTCGCATGATGCAGGTGTACGCAAAGGAACGAGCGCTCGTGGAGCGGAAGCTGGGGCGTGCCGTGGCGGACTTGTCGGATCGGCTGCAGCTCCAATATGAGGACGAATGCACGTTCGCCAATCTGCTCACGGACATCCTGTACGACGCATTCGAGGGAGATCTCGCCCTCATGATGGCGGGAGCGCTCAACGCGAGCCTGTTGCCCGGCGCCATTACCATGGAGCACGTGCTCGGCGCGTGCCCGACGCCCACTCGGCCCATCGTCGTGACCATGCGCGGGGCGGACATCCTCGAGGCCATCGATCTCGCCCTGAAACCCGAAATCCACAATCGCCAGGGAATCGGCTTCGGGTTTCGCGGCGGCAGAATTGGCGTGCTCGCCATTTCCGGGGCGCTGGCCGAGATCGAGTACCGGCCCGATGGGAGGCGCGTGCGCCGCGTCGTGATGGGCGGGCGGTCGATGGAGCCGGACCGCGACTACCGCGTCATCACCTGCGAGTATCTGTGGCTGTCCCCCGTGTTTCCGCCGTTCCGCCGCGCGCGAGACGTGACCTACCAGCGCCCGTTGGTGCGCGAGCTTCTCATTGAGCACATCGGCGATCCCGGCCGCCTCGAACGGGCCCGGCTTCCGCGCTATGAGGTCGTGGATCCGGTGGAAAGGAGGGCGTAG
- the nth gene encoding endonuclease III — protein MAELDRETSVRVVERLLEAYPDARCQLHFTTPFELLVATMLSAQCTDERVNMVTPRLFAKYRGPEAFAKASPDEVAEDIREVGLFRSKSKHIVETSRILVDVYGGEVPNSRDRLMELPGVGRKTANVVISNAYGVPAFAVDTHVQRVTNRIGLAHSSDPLKTEQQVCAKLPPELWTKAHHALILHGRRVCTARKPKCHICPVADLCQYARSQAQPKAEQG, from the coding sequence ATGGCCGAGCTCGATCGCGAAACGTCGGTGCGCGTTGTGGAACGGCTTCTCGAGGCCTACCCGGACGCGCGCTGCCAGCTTCATTTCACAACGCCGTTTGAACTGCTCGTGGCGACCATGCTGTCGGCGCAGTGCACGGACGAGCGCGTCAACATGGTTACCCCAAGGCTGTTCGCGAAGTACCGCGGGCCCGAAGCGTTTGCAAAGGCGAGCCCCGACGAGGTCGCGGAAGACATCCGCGAAGTGGGGTTATTTCGGTCCAAGTCCAAGCATATCGTGGAGACATCGCGCATCCTCGTCGACGTGTATGGCGGCGAGGTGCCGAACAGCCGAGATCGCCTGATGGAACTGCCTGGCGTCGGGCGGAAGACGGCCAACGTCGTGATCTCGAACGCCTACGGCGTGCCGGCGTTTGCTGTGGACACGCACGTGCAGCGCGTGACCAATCGCATCGGCTTGGCGCATTCGAGCGATCCGCTGAAGACCGAGCAGCAGGTGTGCGCGAAGCTGCCGCCTGAACTGTGGACCAAGGCGCACCACGCGCTCATCCTGCACGGCAGGCGGGTATGCACCGCGCGCAAGCCGAAGTGCCACATCTGTCCGGTGGCAGATTTGTGTCAGTACGCGCGCAGTCAGGCACAGCCAAAGGCGGAGCAAGGGTGA
- a CDS encoding DUF2140 family protein produces the protein MWKRLFIVLAAFDLLAVIAGLLMWNSLPQSGHTPSPTVPVPANAPTVQVDIGADAINAYLAYAIAHDPEVGRVLEAASVQFGDTWVCDFAVKVFDRALPMQFVVTPIVQNGNLILHVDSAQLSFIPIPRSVVLSVLDRASLPSWVEIDDSSQNIALNFTERPAEPFALRVVQYSPATQKLSLNLAIPPQTLSQHAP, from the coding sequence ATGTGGAAGCGGCTTTTCATTGTGCTCGCGGCGTTCGATCTGCTCGCCGTGATCGCGGGGCTCCTCATGTGGAACAGCCTTCCCCAATCCGGCCATACCCCCTCGCCGACCGTCCCTGTGCCCGCGAACGCGCCTACGGTCCAAGTCGATATCGGGGCGGATGCGATCAACGCCTACCTCGCGTACGCCATCGCGCACGATCCCGAAGTCGGCCGCGTGCTCGAAGCCGCGAGTGTCCAATTTGGCGACACGTGGGTGTGCGACTTCGCCGTCAAGGTGTTCGATCGCGCTCTGCCCATGCAGTTCGTTGTGACCCCCATCGTGCAAAACGGGAATCTCATTCTTCACGTGGACAGCGCGCAACTTTCATTTATTCCCATACCCCGATCCGTCGTGTTGTCCGTGCTCGATCGCGCTTCACTGCCAAGCTGGGTCGAGATTGACGACTCGTCCCAGAACATCGCTTTGAACTTTACCGAGCGACCCGCCGAGCCGTTTGCCCTCCGCGTTGTGCAGTACTCGCCTGCCACGCAGAAACTCTCCCTGAATCTCGCCATCCCGCCCCAAACCCTCTCTCAACATGCGCCGTGA
- a CDS encoding spore germination protein produces the protein MNVGVGGALKRLLTVDDTVLNDDFSLSSDDDDPGADNYGDEPEEESVNFTTAENKMDTAKKPVSMRSFLRRAGREYEEAVEKAHAGQQDNIELDLDDMKRRLSRFFHLPQNKDIVIREFAVGVEGRSPWRGMVVYVDGLVDKNVINWAILEPLMVWSHLADDPKRALTYVVDHLVPGHQTQLIEKWSEVVFNVLAGSSVVFLDRCDAALVVESKGWEHRSVSTPKMENVVRGSQDAFTENFRTNTGLVRMRLRSEHLVTEIHAVGNLAKTDVAIMYIHGVTNPKLVKEVRRRIADIDVDYVLDAGMLEQFIEDRPSMMIPQVLVTERPDRVAAMLAEGYVAIFVGHSPVAIIVPVVLWSLMHTSEDTNLRIIPGTFIRAIRWVALLTALLLPGLYIAVTNYHSEMLPTDLMLAIAGSREQVPFPVVVEVLLMEFAIELIREAGIRIPSVIGPTIGIVGALIIGQSAVQAGIVSPLLVIVVATTALASFTVPNYELSMAVRILRFAFLIAGAVLGFYGIAILFVVYVVRLSMLKSFGVPFLSPVAPISGAARDVLVRGPIWGMNKRPAFLNTLRSWRQNPMTRPWSAATRRQAGEGDSNA, from the coding sequence GTGAACGTGGGAGTTGGAGGCGCGCTGAAACGGCTCTTGACCGTCGACGACACCGTGCTGAACGACGATTTCTCCTTGTCGAGCGACGACGATGACCCGGGTGCTGACAACTACGGCGACGAGCCCGAAGAGGAATCGGTCAACTTTACGACGGCAGAAAACAAGATGGACACAGCTAAAAAGCCCGTCTCGATGCGTTCCTTTCTGCGGCGCGCCGGGCGGGAATACGAGGAGGCCGTCGAAAAGGCGCACGCCGGTCAGCAGGACAACATCGAGCTCGATCTCGACGACATGAAGCGCCGCCTTTCCCGCTTCTTTCATCTGCCACAAAACAAGGATATCGTGATCCGCGAGTTTGCGGTGGGGGTTGAGGGCCGCTCGCCGTGGCGCGGGATGGTCGTCTATGTCGACGGCTTGGTGGACAAGAACGTCATCAACTGGGCCATCCTCGAGCCCCTGATGGTGTGGTCGCACCTAGCGGACGATCCGAAGCGAGCGCTGACGTACGTGGTCGACCACCTCGTTCCCGGGCACCAGACGCAACTCATCGAGAAGTGGTCGGAGGTCGTGTTCAATGTCCTGGCCGGATCGAGCGTTGTGTTCTTGGACCGATGCGACGCGGCGCTCGTCGTCGAGTCGAAGGGATGGGAGCACCGAAGCGTCAGCACGCCCAAGATGGAGAACGTGGTCCGGGGATCGCAGGACGCGTTCACGGAAAACTTCCGCACCAATACGGGCCTGGTGCGCATGCGTCTGCGCTCGGAGCATTTGGTGACCGAAATTCACGCCGTCGGCAACCTTGCGAAGACCGATGTCGCCATCATGTACATTCATGGCGTGACGAATCCGAAGCTCGTCAAGGAAGTGCGCCGCCGCATCGCGGACATTGACGTCGACTACGTGCTCGACGCGGGGATGCTGGAGCAATTCATCGAAGATCGGCCGAGCATGATGATCCCGCAGGTGCTCGTGACGGAGCGGCCGGATCGCGTGGCGGCGATGCTGGCGGAAGGATATGTGGCAATCTTCGTGGGGCATAGCCCAGTCGCCATCATCGTGCCAGTGGTGCTGTGGTCCCTCATGCACACCTCCGAAGACACCAACCTGCGAATCATCCCGGGGACGTTCATCCGCGCCATACGCTGGGTGGCTCTGCTCACTGCCTTGCTGCTGCCGGGGCTGTACATTGCGGTGACCAATTATCACTCGGAAATGTTGCCGACGGACCTGATGTTGGCCATCGCGGGAAGCCGGGAACAGGTTCCATTTCCGGTGGTGGTCGAAGTGTTGTTGATGGAGTTTGCCATTGAGCTCATCCGCGAAGCAGGAATCAGGATACCATCGGTTATAGGGCCAACCATTGGTATAGTTGGAGCTTTGATCATAGGACAGTCGGCCGTCCAGGCCGGGATCGTCAGTCCGCTGCTCGTCATCGTCGTGGCGACGACGGCGCTCGCCTCGTTCACGGTGCCGAACTATGAGCTGAGCATGGCTGTTCGCATCCTTCGGTTCGCGTTCTTGATCGCAGGGGCAGTGTTGGGGTTTTACGGGATCGCCATTCTCTTTGTCGTGTACGTCGTGAGGCTGTCCATGCTGAAATCGTTCGGCGTGCCGTTCCTGTCGCCCGTGGCGCCCATCAGCGGCGCGGCCCGAGACGTCTTGGTGCGCGGCCCCATTTGGGGCATGAACAAAAGGCCAGCGTTTTTGAACACGCTTCGGAGTTGGCGTCAAAACCCGATGACGAGACCTTGGTCGGCCGCGACGCGAAGACAAGCAGGAGAGGGGGACAGCAACGCATGA
- a CDS encoding GerAB/ArcD/ProY family transporter — protein sequence MRDAKVPAAEMTAMLIIFVATNAFLTYPRYISFNAYEAAWMEPIFSGALTLALFYLVEWIMRKHFQNLDIVEIAKEVFGRFGAICIALLFAMYFLCSTAAVMREFTENVVSTVLPSTPLLLVGAVFMFAVGYIAYAGIEGICRTAFIFLPILLVGLVGVCLMTVNWWRPYLLLPLWGTGPVRVIMGAMQYSSIFANVLLLTIIFPHVNNPRKMRRIGAVSIIVSTLLLVFLVLSYHMVFPAAETGKTSFALYRLARMIHMGPFFQRLESIFIFLWVTAATVRMAVTMWGSAYLLSKAFSWPTYRPAVPAIVLLSFSLGMWPQNWMDVIELDGTYLLKWGWIVVFAIPVAVLLSGWVKRSRRRTRRVRHV from the coding sequence ATGAGAGACGCGAAGGTTCCGGCTGCTGAAATGACCGCGATGCTCATCATTTTTGTGGCCACCAACGCGTTTCTCACGTACCCGCGCTACATCAGCTTCAACGCGTACGAGGCGGCGTGGATGGAGCCCATCTTTTCCGGGGCTTTGACCTTGGCACTGTTCTACCTAGTCGAATGGATCATGAGAAAGCACTTCCAAAATCTTGACATCGTCGAGATCGCCAAAGAGGTGTTCGGGAGATTCGGGGCCATCTGCATCGCCCTTCTGTTTGCGATGTACTTCCTGTGTTCGACCGCCGCAGTAATGCGGGAGTTCACGGAAAACGTAGTGAGTACCGTGCTTCCGTCAACACCATTGCTGCTCGTCGGAGCGGTGTTTATGTTCGCGGTGGGGTACATTGCGTACGCCGGAATCGAGGGCATTTGCCGCACGGCGTTCATTTTCTTGCCCATCCTCCTCGTAGGGCTGGTCGGCGTGTGTCTGATGACGGTGAACTGGTGGCGCCCATACCTGCTGCTTCCTCTGTGGGGAACGGGGCCTGTGCGCGTCATCATGGGCGCGATGCAGTACAGTTCCATCTTCGCCAATGTGCTGCTATTGACCATCATTTTTCCGCACGTCAACAATCCGCGCAAGATGCGCCGCATTGGCGCCGTGAGCATCATCGTGTCGACGTTGCTGCTCGTCTTTCTCGTGCTATCGTATCACATGGTCTTTCCGGCGGCCGAGACCGGAAAGACGTCCTTCGCGTTGTACCGCTTGGCTCGCATGATCCACATGGGGCCCTTCTTTCAACGGCTTGAGAGCATCTTCATCTTCCTGTGGGTGACGGCGGCCACGGTTCGCATGGCGGTCACCATGTGGGGCTCTGCGTATCTCTTGTCGAAGGCGTTCAGTTGGCCCACGTATCGCCCCGCTGTGCCCGCCATTGTGCTGTTGTCGTTTTCGCTCGGCATGTGGCCGCAGAACTGGATGGACGTCATTGAATTAGATGGTACGTACTTGCTCAAATGGGGATGGATTGTCGTGTTTGCTATCCCTGTTGCTGTGCTTCTCAGTGGGTGGGTCAAGCGATCTCGTCGGAGAACCAGGAGGGTGCGCCATGTTTAA
- a CDS encoding iron-containing alcohol dehydrogenase — MFGEFKVPEAVYAGRGALQMLPQASSSLGKRALIVTDQVMERLGYVEQMQRMLAEAGVQADVFAEVNTEPTDVHVETGVRAFLQHGCDHLIALGGGSAIDAAKGISVMAVHEGYIGDYMGGRRTFDKAPYPVIAIPTTAGTGSEVTSVTVITNTKDDVKMMIRQPALLPKVAIVDPQLTVSSPPHVTASSGVDALCHAIEAFISRRSHPLTDALATDAAKKIVTYLERAYNDGQDLEAREGMAIAALEAGMAFTNSSVCLVHGMSRPIGALFHVPHGFANAMLLPTVLEFRLDDYAPRLALLARALNPELSGASDGEAAAWVVRRVKTLAERLQIPNLKTWGIERDAFERALDKMANDALASGSPANHPVVPSHEEIVQLYRQAYDATWDAAPMESLTK, encoded by the coding sequence GTGTTTGGAGAGTTCAAAGTCCCGGAGGCTGTGTACGCCGGGCGCGGGGCGCTGCAGATGCTGCCGCAAGCGTCGTCCAGCCTGGGGAAGCGGGCCCTCATCGTGACGGATCAGGTGATGGAACGGCTCGGCTACGTGGAACAGATGCAGAGGATGTTGGCCGAGGCGGGCGTTCAAGCCGACGTGTTCGCGGAGGTGAACACGGAGCCGACCGACGTGCACGTAGAGACCGGCGTGCGCGCGTTCTTGCAGCACGGCTGCGACCACCTCATCGCGCTCGGCGGGGGCAGCGCCATCGACGCCGCGAAGGGAATTTCCGTCATGGCGGTGCACGAGGGATACATCGGCGACTATATGGGCGGCCGCAGGACGTTCGACAAGGCGCCGTACCCCGTGATCGCGATCCCGACGACTGCCGGCACGGGATCCGAGGTCACCAGTGTAACGGTTATCACCAATACCAAGGACGACGTCAAGATGATGATCCGGCAACCCGCGCTATTGCCCAAGGTCGCGATCGTGGACCCCCAGCTCACCGTCTCGTCGCCTCCCCATGTCACCGCTTCGAGCGGCGTGGACGCGCTGTGCCACGCAATTGAGGCGTTTATCTCGAGAAGAAGCCATCCGCTGACGGACGCGCTGGCCACGGACGCTGCGAAGAAGATTGTGACCTACTTGGAGCGAGCGTACAACGACGGACAGGACCTGGAGGCGCGCGAGGGGATGGCGATCGCGGCGCTGGAAGCTGGCATGGCCTTCACGAATTCATCCGTGTGCCTCGTGCATGGCATGTCCCGCCCCATCGGCGCCTTGTTTCACGTACCACATGGTTTTGCCAATGCCATGCTCCTTCCGACTGTGCTGGAGTTCCGACTTGATGACTACGCGCCGAGGCTGGCGCTGCTCGCGCGGGCCCTGAATCCAGAACTGTCCGGTGCGTCGGACGGCGAAGCCGCGGCGTGGGTCGTGAGGCGAGTGAAAACGCTTGCCGAGAGGCTCCAGATCCCAAATCTCAAGACTTGGGGAATTGAAAGGGATGCCTTCGAGCGCGCGCTGGATAAGATGGCGAACGATGCCCTCGCGAGTGGCAGCCCAGCGAACCACCCGGTCGTGCCCTCGCACGAGGAGATCGTCCAGCTGTACCGGCAGGCCTATGACGCCACTTGGGATGCAGCGCCGATGGAATCGCTTACAAAATGA
- a CDS encoding MFS transporter has translation MADRKVADNPLARLERIPIWPHGAGLLIVLGLGYFFAFFDITNISYGIPVITKQFHVSSGLASTAVSTSLVGYIVGAVIVSVVSDYFGRRGALITGIVLYTAGSLATGFSPSVGWLIGWRLVVGMGIGTMIAQVSTYMGEISPAVLRGRFTGLANLFAFSGLAAVPFVSMWLVPHYAWGWRALLFIGALGGLTMLFLTRSLIESPRWLMIHGRYEEAKRLVDEIERRAIAKMGTSELPPLIDVPWEEEARGFPITTLLKPPYLWRMIILLLYWFLWYVGDYAYLGMAPTVLVQSGFGLGNSIGFSAISGVGFVVGALYVLLFGDKIERKYSLIASGVIGSVAVILAGLMPSSVMVVIAGFFFTTTIAMLSILGYIITAEHFPTRARSSGLAICDGIGHLGGAIAPAVTLSAFNTFKITGAFSLMGVMTLASLIFVAMTTRATRKSLESVNDALTQRTSVTM, from the coding sequence ATGGCGGATCGCAAAGTCGCAGACAACCCGCTCGCGAGGTTGGAGCGCATTCCGATCTGGCCTCACGGGGCCGGCCTACTCATCGTGTTGGGGCTCGGCTATTTCTTCGCATTTTTCGATATCACCAACATTTCCTATGGCATTCCCGTGATCACGAAGCAATTTCACGTTTCCTCTGGGCTCGCGTCGACGGCTGTCTCCACGAGCCTTGTGGGCTACATCGTGGGCGCCGTGATTGTGAGCGTGGTGAGCGACTACTTCGGCCGCCGGGGCGCGCTCATCACGGGCATCGTGTTGTACACGGCCGGTTCGCTTGCCACGGGGTTCAGTCCCTCGGTCGGTTGGCTCATCGGATGGCGCCTGGTGGTCGGCATGGGCATTGGAACGATGATCGCGCAGGTTTCCACCTACATGGGGGAAATCTCGCCCGCCGTGCTCAGGGGGCGTTTCACCGGGCTCGCCAATTTGTTCGCCTTCTCCGGCCTTGCGGCGGTTCCGTTTGTCTCCATGTGGCTGGTTCCGCACTATGCGTGGGGGTGGCGAGCGCTGCTGTTCATCGGTGCGCTCGGCGGCCTGACGATGCTGTTTTTGACGCGCAGCCTGATCGAGTCGCCTCGGTGGCTGATGATCCACGGCCGCTACGAGGAAGCCAAGCGCCTGGTCGACGAGATCGAGCGGCGCGCCATTGCCAAGATGGGCACGTCGGAACTTCCTCCGCTCATCGATGTTCCTTGGGAGGAAGAGGCGCGCGGTTTTCCTATCACGACGCTTCTCAAGCCTCCGTATCTGTGGCGCATGATCATCCTTCTCCTGTACTGGTTTTTGTGGTATGTGGGTGACTACGCCTACCTGGGTATGGCGCCGACCGTTTTGGTTCAGTCGGGATTTGGGCTCGGAAATAGCATCGGTTTCTCCGCAATATCAGGCGTCGGGTTCGTGGTTGGGGCACTCTACGTTCTGTTATTCGGTGACAAAATTGAACGCAAGTATTCTCTCATTGCAAGCGGAGTCATTGGGTCTGTCGCGGTCATCCTTGCCGGGTTGATGCCCTCGTCGGTCATGGTCGTGATCGCCGGATTCTTCTTCACGACGACCATCGCCATGTTGTCGATTTTGGGTTACATTATCACTGCAGAGCATTTTCCGACGCGGGCGCGGAGCTCGGGCCTGGCCATCTGTGACGGCATCGGCCACTTGGGAGGCGCAATTGCCCCTGCCGTGACGTTAAGCGCTTTCAATACGTTCAAAATCACCGGCGCCTTCTCGCTCATGGGTGTCATGACGCTTGCGTCGCTCATTTTCGTCGCGATGACCACGCGCGCGACGAGAAAGAGCCTCGAATCGGTGAATGACGCGCTCACGCAGCGCACATCGGTCACGATGTAG
- a CDS encoding sigma-54 interaction domain-containing protein has product MHELAASGDVLRLILDSMYEGIVLVDAKGHIVEINQAYLKLLNMERDRVIGRHVTEVIENTRLHRVVETGIPERGQLQRIRQHDMVVHRIPIWQGGKVVGAVGVLIFESIRDLYEIIERLQEHAPQVPSARPETERGSEAHQVRRAYRIDDFLGQSRAVLDLRRMARKAAQTPVTVLITGESGTGKEVLAQGVHFESNRANGPFISVNCAAIPDSLLEAELFGYDEGAFTGAKRGGKPGQIELAHMGTLFLDEIGDMPLSMQAKLLRVLEDRQVQRVGGTVKREVNLRLISATNRDLERMVEEGRFREDLYYRLNIIRLHIPPLRERKEDIPLLLAHYLDVTCERLGKPRMHLSSEVVERLLAYDWPGNVRELVHMVEVLVSLCDSAYVRLDDFPPHLHKLLQERSSRSPAITPSRSPACDAVPGPAVGSPGAGARERMMQVERELIEAALRETGGNKSLAAKRLGVHRSTLYDKMKKLGIS; this is encoded by the coding sequence ATGCACGAACTGGCGGCATCGGGCGACGTCCTGCGCCTCATCCTTGACTCGATGTACGAGGGGATCGTGCTCGTCGACGCGAAGGGCCACATTGTGGAAATCAACCAGGCGTATCTCAAACTGTTGAATATGGAACGAGACAGGGTGATCGGCCGTCACGTGACGGAGGTCATCGAGAACACGAGGTTGCATCGGGTCGTCGAGACCGGCATCCCGGAGCGAGGACAACTGCAGCGGATTCGTCAGCACGACATGGTAGTGCACCGCATCCCGATCTGGCAAGGCGGCAAGGTCGTCGGCGCGGTCGGCGTCCTCATCTTTGAAAGCATCCGGGATCTCTACGAGATCATCGAAAGGTTGCAGGAACACGCGCCCCAGGTACCTTCGGCGCGCCCGGAGACCGAGCGAGGATCGGAAGCTCACCAGGTGAGGCGGGCCTATCGGATCGACGATTTTCTTGGGCAAAGTCGGGCCGTCTTGGACCTCCGCAGGATGGCGCGAAAGGCGGCCCAGACGCCCGTGACTGTGCTCATCACCGGGGAGAGCGGGACCGGCAAAGAGGTGTTGGCGCAAGGCGTTCATTTTGAAAGCAACAGGGCGAACGGCCCGTTTATCAGTGTCAATTGCGCAGCCATTCCCGACAGCCTTCTGGAAGCGGAGCTTTTCGGCTACGATGAGGGCGCGTTCACCGGGGCCAAGCGGGGTGGCAAGCCTGGTCAGATCGAGCTCGCGCACATGGGAACACTGTTTTTGGATGAGATCGGCGACATGCCACTATCGATGCAGGCCAAGCTTCTGCGAGTTTTGGAAGACCGGCAGGTGCAGCGAGTCGGGGGAACCGTCAAGCGTGAGGTCAACCTGCGCTTGATCTCGGCCACCAATCGCGATCTCGAGCGAATGGTGGAGGAGGGGCGGTTTCGCGAGGATCTGTACTATCGGCTGAACATCATCCGGCTGCACATCCCGCCTCTCAGGGAGCGGAAGGAGGACATTCCGCTCCTTCTTGCGCACTATCTGGACGTGACCTGTGAACGGCTGGGCAAACCCCGCATGCACCTGTCGTCCGAGGTGGTGGAACGGCTTCTTGCCTATGACTGGCCCGGCAACGTACGCGAACTGGTCCACATGGTCGAAGTGCTTGTGAGCCTATGCGATTCGGCCTACGTCAGGCTGGACGATTTTCCGCCTCATCTGCACAAGCTCTTGCAAGAGCGCTCCTCCCGATCGCCCGCGATCACTCCATCCCGAAGCCCTGCGTGCGACGCGGTTCCCGGTCCCGCAGTTGGATCGCCGGGAGCCGGTGCAAGGGAGCGAATGATGCAGGTCGAACGGGAACTCATCGAGGCGGCTTTGCGGGAGACGGGGGGCAACAAGTCCTTGGCCGCCAAGCGATTGGGTGTCCACCGCTCGACGCTGTATGACAAGATGAAAAAATTAGGAATCTCGTGA